Within the Kryptolebias marmoratus isolate JLee-2015 unplaced genomic scaffold, ASM164957v2 Scaffold166, whole genome shotgun sequence genome, the region AAAAATTGAAACAGCAATCAGAAAACCTGTAGTTATCGTTAGCCTAATTGATCACTAATCAGGGTCTTAGTTaaaaataccccccccccccatcaaaGTGATGAGTGCCAGGGTGGAAATAAGTTTGTGCGTGTTTGTACAATGCAGAGAACTGTATGAATTTCAGGCTCTGTTCACTCCACTGATTGGTCATAAGTTGGTCCAGTCAACATTGCACTGATGTAAGAGAAACGGACCAATGTTGTGGCTCCACATGCAATGAGTTACATGTACTTAACCAGAGCACCTGCTGTATCTAGTGAAAAAGAAAGGCAGTTTAAAAATTATAATTGGGTTTGCCTGAACTTCTGTAACAATTCAGTGTTTATAGAGTGTTGTTAATAGATCAGAGACCAACAGAGTCTTGATTTGAGACGTGAGCATCTATGTTGGAAATCTGTTGCCTGATCTGATGGGTCTGGATTCACTGAACTCCAATAGTCTCCACAgccaccagatctcaatccagtTGAGCAGCTTTGGGATGTGATGGAGCAggagattcacatcatggaCGCGCAGCTGATAAATCTGCAGTAACTGTGTGATTCtaacatgtcaatatggaccagaatCTCTTGTTTCCAACATCTGGTTGAATCTATTCAATGAAGAAATAGGGCAGTGCTGAAGGCAGAGGGGTCCAACCTGGTACCTAATAAAGTGACAGAACTTACGATTTGTCGTTGATGACCGTGTTGATTGCATCTCTGAGGTCCTCAGCTGTCATGAAGTTTAGGCTCACAATAGCTGCAGCTCCTTTGGCCTTCATGTGTGCCATGTTGTCTGGCTGGTCAGCAAACGTTGGGATTCCCACCATGGGAACACCGTGGTAGATGGCCTCATAAACGCCGTTTGCACCACCATGAGTGATAAAAGCTCTCGCTTTAGGGTGACCTGATGTGAGCAAaagatattaaatatttgtgatttgttttacaaatgaaaaagctaagcaaactaaacaaaatgtttgaatagaagtttttttaaattttattttcctaattaGGAGTAAGAGTACTTTTGAAACAATGGCACTTTAgcatatctgtttgttttaaatagagTAGAATTTTCAGGTAATATATTGCAGGTtagcaaatgtttcttttctgatGCTTGGCCATCTGTCCATATTTAACTTTGGTAGATGCTTAACTTAACTCACCCAGCAGGTCATTCTGTGGAATCCACTTGTAAAGTTTAGTGTTGGACCCTAAagtttctggtttcttcccaCTGTATGTCCACAACACctacaaacagtaaaaaggcaATGACAGTTCTGAGAGTTTTTTGAACCATCGTaaatggttaaataaaaaataaaatcaatctttCAGTAAaatagattagattagattctATAGATTCACcaatgtagtttttttgtaatctaTTTAACTAAATAATCTGTGGAAATTTAATATTAAATCTGTATATCAGTCTAATTTTACAGTCTGAAGTTGACTATCCTATAGTAAATCCATGAAATGTGACTTTGAGAATATTTGAATTGATTTGAGCTACTATTTTGTAAATTTTCCTTACCTTTTGTGGAATCTGAGCGAGAGCTGAAGCTATTATATTTGCCCTCTCTGTGCTCATGTTTTTGAGCATGGATCCCAAAGAGAAGATCACAAtgccatcatctccagaggtttgGACGAATTCTTCCATGTCCTgcaagaacaaaataatttcaaaagcCATTGAGCCAGCTAGTTGTTTCTTCTTTGcttaacattttcatttgctgtcttttttttttgtttacatctggaATCTTCTAAAGACAAAATGAGATAGTAGTGAAGAAAACCCCACCTTTGGTAAAGATTTTGCAGGTCTGCAGTGAATCCCACCAATAAGTTTAAAGTTGGGAAGGAATGGACGAGGGAAATCAAAATCCCAGTATGTTCTCATCAGCCAGATGTCTGCATTACCCATCATTTTACAGGCACTGGTGGGGGTTCCTGtttcagtaaaagaaaagaaatttaaacaataattgaatttattttgatcCACAAATGGTTTGTTAATGTGGGATTTGTGTTGAGTTTCTCACCTCTGACCTCAGAATAATATTTATCAACATATTTCCACATAGAATAATCTAACACAGTGTCTTGCAGAGCGTAGAAGATAAAGTTAAACACTCTCTCTGAGAAATCCATCTTGTCGGTCAGTTTGCTCACAGAAGCTGGGACAAAGGAAGGTGGAGCAGGTATCTGACCACACAGTCTTTCCCAGTTATTAACTATGGAAAAGCGCAAGGAAAAGACCAGAGGGATCCCCAGAATGTCTGCAATTAATTCACTCCCAGGATAAATGGGATCAGCCAGGATCAAGTCATAGTTTCCTTCCTTCAACTTCTTCATGATGGTTTCTGATTTCACTACGCCATCCAAAATTGTAAgactaaaatttgttgtttttttgagtaATTTAATCAATCTGCTATGAATTTGAAAGATATTCAGGTAGTCCATCTCATAAAGAGAAAAGTGAAGGAACTCTTCAACAAGCTGTTCTATAAACTCTACAGGGAGAGAGACGTTGAAAGGTTCATACTGAAAGCGAGAAGGTTCACTGCTGTTCATGAACATGGAGGAGCTCGGGACCAGGACCGTCACCTGGTGTCCTCTGTCGACCAGCGTCTCCAGCATTGGCTTCATGTTAATCCAGTGGCTGGCCTCAGTGTACCACACCAAAATCCTTCCTCCATTTACACTCCCCGTTACACAAAGTACCAGCAGGACGCAGATGGAGAGACGCAGCTCCATGGTGGCTGTTTGTCTGCAAAAAATCTGCAGCCTTTTAAATACGTGCACCTTACAGACACTTATTAACTCAGTGAACTCTGACTCAGTCTTCTTTGTACTGTATGACATAAGATATCGGAGAGCTGCTTTAGAGGTGAAAG harbors:
- the LOC108229379 gene encoding UDP-glucuronosyltransferase 2A2-like produces the protein MELRLSICVLLVLCVTGSVNGGRILVWYTEASHWINMKPMLETLVDRGHQVTVLVPSSSMFMNSSEPSRFQYEPFNVSLPVEFIEQLVEEFLHFSLYEMDYLNIFQIHSRLIKLLKKTTNFSLTILDGVVKSETIMKKLKEGNYDLILADPIYPGSELIADILGIPLVFSLRFSIVNNWERLCGQIPAPPSFVPASVSKLTDKMDFSERVFNFIFYALQDTVLDYSMWKYVDKYYSEVRGTPTSACKMMGNADIWLMRTYWDFDFPRPFLPNFKLIGGIHCRPAKSLPKDMEEFVQTSGDDGIVIFSLGSMLKNMSTERANIIASALAQIPQKVLWTYSGKKPETLGSNTKLYKWIPQNDLLGHPKARAFITHGGANGVYEAIYHGVPMVGIPTFADQPDNMAHMKAKGAAAIVSLNFMTAEDLRDAINTVINDKS